The region GGTCCTCAAATGCCGTGAAGGTCTGCTCAATGGCACTCTCCACCATATGGGCCATTTCTTTTAAATCCTGTTTTAATGCTTCTAACTCATGTTCGTACGTAACCCTAACGCTCAATCTGATACCTTCCTTCTGCCATCATCCGAAACGGCCTGTAATATAGTCTTCTGTCCTTTTATCCTTCGGCATGGTGAAAAGTTCGTCCGTAGTCGCATACTCCACTACCTCTCCCACCAGGAAAAATGCAGTGTGGTCCGCTATACGCGTGGCCTGCTGCATGTTATGGGTCACAATGGCCACCGTATATTTGCTCTTAAGATCATCCATCAGATCCTCAATCTTCAGGGTGGATATGGGGTCCAGGGCGGATGTGGGTTCATCCATCAGAAGGACCTCCGGCTCCACGGCCAGGGCCCTGGCGATACAGAGGCGCTGCTGCTGTCCGCCGGACAGTCCCAGAGCTGATTTCTTCAGACGGTCAGAGACCTCATCCCACAGGGCCGCCCCCTTAAGGCTGCTCTCCACAATCTCATCCAGCTGGGCCTTATTCTTAATGCCATGGATTCTGGGTCCATAGGCAATGTTGTCATAGATACTCATGGGAAAAGGATTCGGCTGCTGGAATACCATGCCGATTTTCTTTCTCAGCAGGGTGGTATCCACCTGGGAATCATAAATATCCTCATCATCCAGGAGAACGGTCCCATCTATCTTAACGCCCGGCACCAGGTCGTTCATGCGGTTCAGTGTCTTCAGGTAAGTGGACTTGCCGCAGCCTGACGGCCCTATGAAGGCAGTAATCTTATGTTCATACAAATCAAGGTTTATGTTTTTAAGGGCATGATTCTCCCCGTAGTACAGGTTCAGATTCCGGGTTGAAATCTTTGTTTTGCTTTCCACGCTTATTCTCCTTTGCTAATTGAAATGGTCCGACGCATCCCTATGCCCCGGCTTCCACATTGAACCGGTGGGACATGTATTTTGCCAGACCGTTGATTCCCAGT is a window of Enterocloster clostridioformis DNA encoding:
- the pstB gene encoding phosphate ABC transporter ATP-binding protein PstB translates to MESKTKISTRNLNLYYGENHALKNINLDLYEHKITAFIGPSGCGKSTYLKTLNRMNDLVPGVKIDGTVLLDDEDIYDSQVDTTLLRKKIGMVFQQPNPFPMSIYDNIAYGPRIHGIKNKAQLDEIVESSLKGAALWDEVSDRLKKSALGLSGGQQQRLCIARALAVEPEVLLMDEPTSALDPISTLKIEDLMDDLKSKYTVAIVTHNMQQATRIADHTAFFLVGEVVEYATTDELFTMPKDKRTEDYITGRFG